Proteins from a genomic interval of Leptospira kanakyensis:
- a CDS encoding EAL domain-containing protein, with amino-acid sequence MITERESHKFLREWKDWLSGGTLVPVFQPILSSESTGIYGYELLGRLSTPEGLVSLGEFFLSQTFGYDEIFFLKKKVDEEIRFAALQRFAEEAPAETKLFLNISPNVMYHALLQLETALPQTIQMVREVGVDPERIVIEITEERFPHNLELLRPVLNLYRQEGFSIAVDDAGSEASNLDRIGLFHPEIIKVDLQMLRRSTFSRNFKEILLNLSKLGESLGSSLLFEGIESEDELYNALNYGARYIQGFYFAKPQTEFAKRFDYRTEMQSSLEYFHARKQGEMNRQIEWENVWKDKLSEIMMGFTEENGIWEWKGGFETNVFGDGNFFRMYITNPLGFQVSPNYSRDHSGTGTMAPDYSFLGKNWSFRPYFFEHLHKSKTSRDAWTLSQMYHDISERMMLRTFARNLSENLILFIDVVVSRS; translated from the coding sequence ATGATTACAGAAAGAGAAAGCCATAAATTTTTACGAGAATGGAAAGATTGGTTATCAGGGGGAACCCTCGTTCCCGTTTTCCAACCCATCCTCTCGTCCGAATCCACTGGCATTTACGGCTATGAACTATTGGGACGTCTTTCCACACCGGAAGGACTTGTGAGTCTTGGAGAATTCTTTTTATCCCAGACTTTTGGGTATGATGAAATTTTTTTCCTGAAAAAAAAGGTAGATGAAGAGATTCGTTTTGCCGCCTTACAAAGATTTGCGGAAGAAGCTCCCGCGGAAACCAAGTTATTTTTAAACATTTCCCCAAATGTAATGTATCATGCTCTCCTACAATTGGAAACGGCACTTCCACAAACCATCCAAATGGTGAGAGAAGTGGGAGTGGATCCAGAAAGGATTGTCATTGAAATTACCGAAGAAAGGTTTCCACATAATTTAGAATTACTTCGCCCAGTTTTAAATTTATATCGGCAAGAAGGGTTTTCTATTGCTGTGGATGATGCAGGATCAGAAGCAAGTAACTTAGATCGCATTGGATTATTCCATCCGGAAATTATCAAGGTCGACTTACAAATGTTAAGGCGATCAACATTTTCACGGAACTTCAAAGAAATTCTACTCAATCTTTCTAAACTTGGAGAATCTTTGGGGAGTAGTTTGCTTTTTGAGGGGATTGAATCAGAAGATGAACTTTACAATGCTTTGAATTATGGGGCAAGATACATCCAAGGTTTTTATTTTGCCAAACCACAAACTGAATTTGCCAAACGATTTGATTACCGAACGGAAATGCAATCATCCCTAGAATACTTTCATGCCCGCAAACAAGGAGAGATGAATCGACAAATTGAGTGGGAAAATGTTTGGAAAGATAAACTTTCAGAAATCATGATGGGTTTTACGGAAGAAAATGGAATTTGGGAATGGAAGGGTGGATTTGAAACAAACGTGTTTGGGGATGGAAATTTCTTTCGGATGTACATTACCAATCCACTTGGGTTTCAGGTTTCTCCTAATTATTCTCGTGACCACTCAGGGACTGGGACAATGGCACCGGACTATTCTTTTTTAGGTAAAAACTGGTCCTTTCGTCCTTATTTTTTTGAACATTTGCATAAATCCAAAACCAGTCGGGATGCTTGGACCCTTTCTCAGATGTACCATGACATTTCGGAACGGATGATGTTACGGACATTTGCTAGAAACTTATCAGAAAATTTGATTTTATTTATCGATGTGGTGGTTTCTAGATCCTGA
- the tmk gene encoding dTMP kinase, whose protein sequence is MPQNNQFFVFEGIDGSGKTTVSRLVSEALLKKSIPNLWHREPTDSVYGKKIREFLEGKIKLNKEEQIDIFIKDREVSVSEVILPTLKNGKSIVQDRYYFSTAAYQGRDEEHAADILYKNEDKGFPEPNRIYFLDLSPEEAHERRTTRGGTKEVFDVDSEQIRIYQNYLAILPESTIFVDATAELEEVVAFCVEDILKSIEG, encoded by the coding sequence ATGCCTCAAAATAATCAGTTCTTTGTCTTTGAAGGGATCGATGGTTCCGGGAAAACCACCGTCTCTCGTTTGGTTTCCGAAGCACTCTTAAAAAAATCCATCCCAAACCTCTGGCATAGGGAACCAACGGACAGTGTGTACGGTAAAAAAATCAGAGAATTCTTAGAAGGTAAAATTAAACTAAACAAAGAAGAACAAATTGATATCTTTATAAAGGATCGTGAGGTATCCGTAAGCGAAGTCATCTTACCAACGTTAAAGAATGGCAAATCAATTGTACAAGATAGATATTATTTTTCCACTGCTGCCTACCAAGGTCGCGATGAAGAACATGCTGCTGACATTTTATACAAAAATGAAGACAAAGGTTTTCCTGAACCCAACCGGATTTATTTTTTAGACCTTTCCCCCGAAGAAGCCCACGAACGAAGAACCACAAGAGGCGGCACCAAAGAGGTGTTTGATGTGGATTCTGAACAAATTCGTATCTACCAAAACTATTTGGCAATTTTGCCCGAGTCCACGATCTTTGTGGATGCCACCGCAGAATTAGAGGAAGTAGTGGCTTTTTGTGTAGAGGATATTCTGAAATCAATAGAAGGATAA
- a CDS encoding class I SAM-dependent methyltransferase, with protein sequence MELIPCNTCRQNRFRPIYTKESPLGESFSIVSCEFCGLVQVNPQPDFLAVKKYYDDSYFTQRTERGYDNYYSDKLRTEISRVFQLNLKDLDFFIWEEDRLAQTKSGEKLSSLDIGCAAGYFVAYQKDRGYDAFGIEIADGPVRFARETLNLNIFQENFLDWDPEFQNKYDVITLWATIEHLHKPKETLEKIQNHLKPGGILILSTCRYGLLAKLAGLTWRYLNVPEHLYYYSYKGLKRLLLSLGYRKPVSFTYGSGMTTRAGAGFFFRFRKQIMDRVVKWFQIGDMMVYMVKKG encoded by the coding sequence GTGGAACTAATTCCTTGTAATACCTGCAGACAAAACCGCTTCCGTCCTATTTATACTAAAGAGAGCCCTCTCGGGGAATCTTTTTCCATCGTCTCCTGTGAGTTTTGCGGACTTGTCCAAGTGAACCCGCAGCCAGATTTCCTTGCGGTTAAAAAGTATTATGATGATTCTTATTTTACCCAAAGGACAGAAAGGGGTTATGACAATTATTACTCAGACAAACTCCGCACAGAAATCTCAAGGGTCTTCCAACTCAATCTAAAGGATTTGGATTTTTTTATCTGGGAGGAGGATCGTCTCGCTCAAACAAAATCGGGAGAAAAACTTTCCTCTTTGGACATCGGTTGTGCTGCGGGTTACTTTGTGGCTTACCAAAAAGACCGAGGTTATGATGCTTTCGGAATTGAAATCGCCGATGGTCCCGTTCGTTTTGCTCGTGAAACCTTAAACTTAAACATCTTCCAAGAGAACTTTCTCGATTGGGATCCAGAGTTTCAAAACAAGTATGATGTCATCACTCTTTGGGCTACCATCGAACACCTCCACAAACCAAAGGAAACCTTGGAAAAAATCCAAAACCATTTGAAACCAGGCGGAATACTCATCCTGTCCACTTGTCGGTATGGACTCCTAGCCAAACTGGCGGGCCTCACTTGGAGGTATTTAAATGTTCCCGAACATCTTTATTATTATTCTTACAAAGGTTTGAAACGGTTATTATTGTCTCTCGGATACAGGAAACCCGTTTCCTTTACCTATGGAAGTGGAATGACAACTCGTGCTGGCGCCGGCTTTTTTTTCAGATTCCGGAAGCAGATTATGGACCGAGTGGTGAAGTGGTTCCAGATCGGTGATATGATGGTTTATATGGTGAAGAAGGGATAG
- a CDS encoding metal ABC transporter permease, with protein MTNILSSWNLFLPQMVVGSLVGALLSVLGILIVLRGMTFFGVTLSQAVTFSVALSLFMEWPGEIFPVLFSCVLVFPLLYVRKLPGMKEEVILGILFVFFSAASQVMLALGGNVQNHLMAAFFGDILTSQVRADSFGLYIAVFFFILYLSFFRRFLFISFDRDEYKIQVGNPLPFDLLFYIILAASLTVAVNLLGTFYSIAHLILPVFALLPIIRSLKLLTLVCALFSVLATISGFLISLIGIERNGELIYFPTSSSIILVLCVLAFFIHLVRFLTTSVFSKSVR; from the coding sequence ATGACTAATATACTTTCTAGTTGGAATTTGTTTTTACCACAAATGGTAGTGGGTAGCCTAGTTGGTGCCCTTTTATCAGTTCTTGGAATTTTAATTGTACTCCGAGGTATGACATTCTTTGGAGTTACCCTTTCCCAAGCAGTGACTTTTTCTGTCGCCTTATCCTTGTTTATGGAATGGCCAGGTGAAATTTTTCCTGTTTTATTTTCCTGTGTTTTGGTATTTCCTCTTTTGTATGTAAGGAAACTTCCAGGAATGAAAGAGGAGGTGATCCTCGGCATTCTCTTTGTATTTTTTTCCGCAGCATCGCAAGTAATGTTGGCTCTTGGAGGGAATGTCCAAAACCATTTGATGGCTGCTTTTTTTGGAGATATTTTAACTTCGCAAGTGAGAGCCGATTCATTTGGCCTATATATTGCTGTTTTCTTTTTTATTCTTTATTTGAGTTTTTTTAGACGATTCCTTTTCATCAGTTTTGATCGGGACGAATACAAAATCCAAGTGGGAAACCCTCTTCCTTTTGATCTTTTGTTTTATATCATCCTTGCTGCTTCTCTCACGGTTGCGGTAAATTTACTTGGAACTTTTTATAGCATCGCTCATTTGATTTTACCAGTGTTTGCACTGCTTCCCATCATTCGTTCTTTAAAACTTCTCACCCTGGTTTGTGCTTTATTTTCTGTACTAGCTACCATCTCCGGATTTTTAATTTCACTCATTGGGATTGAAAGAAATGGGGAGCTCATTTACTTTCCAACATCGTCTAGCATCATTCTAGTTCTTTGTGTTTTGGCGTTTTTTATTCATTTGGTTCGCTTTCTTACTACTTCCGTTTTTTCTAAATCTGTCCGATAG
- a CDS encoding metal ABC transporter ATP-binding protein, translated as MQATEPNSINLPSTFIHTENLSVGYRKEFPVVSDIHLHIHPKKTYALVGGNGAGKTTLFRTLTDLLPPLSGSIQFSKQITTSYVPQAKKMSLDFPLRVQDVLLMPKNIGLSFFPKKKFSDEDMMLIERTGVSSYLKKQISLCSGGQLQKVLILRSLLTKANLIFLDEPMDSLDHNARELFQSILSEYLKTGNRSLCFITHSLEHDWGFGFDEIFEIDEGKLYNITSGERPPNCHHHD; from the coding sequence ATGCAAGCGACAGAACCAAATAGTATCAATCTCCCTTCTACTTTTATCCATACGGAAAATTTGAGTGTGGGATACCGGAAGGAATTTCCTGTTGTTTCCGATATCCATTTGCACATCCATCCAAAGAAAACCTATGCCCTTGTTGGAGGGAATGGTGCAGGGAAAACCACACTATTTCGAACCTTAACCGATTTACTTCCACCGCTTTCTGGTTCCATTCAGTTTTCAAAACAAATTACCACTTCCTACGTTCCTCAAGCCAAAAAAATGTCTTTGGATTTCCCTCTGAGAGTACAAGATGTACTACTTATGCCAAAAAACATTGGCCTTAGTTTTTTTCCCAAAAAGAAATTTTCTGACGAAGATATGATGCTTATTGAAAGAACTGGTGTTAGCTCTTATTTGAAAAAACAAATTTCTCTTTGTAGTGGGGGACAATTACAAAAAGTTCTCATCCTTCGTTCCCTTCTCACCAAAGCCAATTTGATTTTTTTAGATGAACCAATGGATTCTTTGGATCATAATGCCAGAGAACTTTTCCAATCAATCCTTTCTGAATATTTAAAAACTGGAAACAGGTCTCTATGTTTTATCACTCATAGTTTGGAACATGATTGGGGATTTGGGTTTGATGAAATTTTCGAAATAGACGAAGGAAAACTCTACAATATCACCAGTGGAGAAAGGCCACCAAACTGCCACCATCATGACTAA
- a CDS encoding metal ABC transporter substrate-binding protein, with translation MLQKLFSNKVSKILFFSFFSATVFTTNLNAKVSLVTSLPDIKYIAEQVAGDRAEVSGMIRGTDDPHFVMTRPDFLVKLSEADVLCVIGLDLEIGWIPYLQQQSRNIKIQKGQPGFCDTSFGVKILGEPTVMMDRSMGDMHIYGNPHYWNDPINAIQMAQNIKNALTRVDPLNGEYYEGNFNTFKKRLIQLTKEEMKKMEPYFGLKVAVFHDQFVYLASRFKFNANLTIEERPGVPPSVRYMDQVISYMTAEKIKIILIGPYHNPKYAEYVSSKVPGSVVVTLPVSVGGSPEAVTYEDTLRLMLQKIRDASDRTK, from the coding sequence ATGTTACAGAAATTGTTTTCAAACAAAGTATCCAAAATTCTATTTTTTAGTTTTTTTTCGGCGACGGTTTTCACAACAAACCTTAATGCTAAGGTTTCACTCGTCACAAGTCTTCCCGATATCAAATACATCGCAGAACAAGTTGCAGGTGACAGAGCCGAAGTTTCTGGAATGATTCGCGGAACCGATGATCCCCATTTTGTGATGACAAGACCTGACTTTTTGGTTAAACTCAGTGAAGCCGATGTGCTTTGTGTGATTGGACTGGATTTAGAAATTGGTTGGATTCCTTACCTCCAACAACAATCTCGAAATATCAAAATCCAAAAAGGACAACCGGGGTTTTGTGATACTTCTTTTGGAGTGAAGATCCTCGGGGAACCCACGGTGATGATGGATAGATCCATGGGGGATATGCATATTTATGGAAATCCGCATTATTGGAATGATCCGATCAACGCCATCCAAATGGCTCAAAATATTAAAAATGCTCTGACTCGTGTGGATCCTTTGAACGGGGAATACTATGAAGGAAATTTTAATACTTTTAAAAAACGTCTCATCCAACTCACAAAAGAAGAAATGAAAAAAATGGAACCATACTTTGGGTTAAAAGTTGCTGTTTTTCATGACCAATTTGTGTATTTGGCTTCTAGGTTCAAGTTTAACGCCAACTTAACCATCGAAGAACGTCCCGGGGTTCCACCTTCGGTTCGTTATATGGATCAGGTCATTTCTTATATGACTGCCGAAAAGATAAAAATTATCTTGATTGGCCCTTATCACAATCCAAAGTATGCAGAGTATGTATCTTCTAAGGTTCCGGGTTCCGTGGTTGTCACTCTGCCTGTTTCTGTGGGAGGGTCACCTGAAGCTGTCACCTATGAAGACACTCTAAGGTTGATGTTACAAAAAATACGAGATGCAAGCGACAGAACCAAATAG
- a CDS encoding amidohydrolase family protein has protein sequence MEEGEGIKSSNKPDIRISSPFSWRGDTFPPILDSETPDHLTRIRDLGIPYIFDIHTHFFPETVMKLIWRWFDNVNWAIGYRLPEMERVERLHHNGIKRFTTLNYAHKAGMASSLNDWTNANYKNWKGAVPFGTFYPEEGVLGYVKKGVEDFGFRGFKLHCEVSKLNLNRPELADTFLYLQEKQIPILIHTGTAPLPGEFTGIQFFKPFLETYPQLEVIVAHMGANEISAYASLLDTYPNLALDTTMVFVDFLATGKAEDVDAAVSYLERYQDQIYFGSDFPNIPYNLNHPITRLLDLPISDLAKQKILYRNAENLFFK, from the coding sequence ATGGAAGAAGGGGAAGGTATAAAATCTTCTAACAAACCTGACATTCGTATCTCTTCTCCTTTTTCTTGGAGGGGAGATACTTTTCCACCCATTCTAGATTCCGAAACTCCTGACCATTTAACACGCATTCGTGATTTAGGAATTCCTTATATTTTTGACATCCATACACATTTTTTTCCAGAGACAGTGATGAAACTGATTTGGCGTTGGTTTGATAATGTGAACTGGGCCATTGGATACCGACTGCCAGAAATGGAACGAGTGGAACGACTTCATCACAACGGGATCAAACGATTTACTACATTAAACTATGCGCATAAAGCTGGTATGGCTTCTTCTTTAAACGATTGGACGAATGCCAATTATAAAAATTGGAAAGGAGCGGTTCCCTTTGGGACTTTTTATCCAGAAGAGGGAGTTCTTGGTTATGTAAAAAAGGGAGTGGAAGATTTTGGGTTCCGAGGTTTTAAACTCCACTGCGAAGTCTCCAAACTCAATTTAAACCGACCGGAACTAGCCGATACCTTCCTTTATTTACAAGAAAAACAAATTCCTATCCTCATCCATACGGGAACCGCACCACTTCCAGGTGAATTTACAGGGATTCAATTTTTTAAACCATTTCTCGAAACCTATCCCCAGTTAGAAGTGATTGTGGCCCATATGGGAGCCAATGAAATCTCCGCCTATGCTTCGTTACTGGATACGTATCCTAATTTGGCTCTTGATACCACAATGGTCTTTGTAGACTTCCTTGCGACTGGGAAAGCAGAAGATGTGGATGCGGCCGTATCCTATTTGGAAAGATACCAGGACCAAATTTACTTTGGATCTGACTTTCCGAACATTCCCTATAACCTAAATCATCCCATTACGCGGCTTTTGGATCTCCCCATCAGCGATCTAGCCAAACAAAAAATTCTTTACCGGAACGCAGAAAACTTATTTTTTAAATGA
- a CDS encoding acyl-CoA dehydrogenase family protein translates to MISNNYFNDNDDLIDHFDSLTPWNEVVDQYEQGFEDFAEYQKSGKEELTFAPGNYEDAIEFYRSTLEAGGDIAGNDISQIAKQMDEEGLKYKDGQVGFPKAMLDVVEKIKSAGLLPYGIHRHYGGLGLPSVVQSMLSECVSRGDGSLAITLGCMNLAETVERFGTEEMIHEFVPKMAAGELCGAMALTEPNYGSDLPNLQTKAVKGEDGTWKITGTKRFITHACGFGNAPSIILTLARTGTTTSGARGLSFFLVHSKDVFVASIEKKMGLHCSPTCEVVFENSPGILIGDEGKGLVKYSMAMMNQARLNIAAQAMGIATAAYFEGKKYAEERVQFGKTINNITAVKKMLERMEREVAAMRCILYEASYAVDQYRWKEERGKMKGLSEKDIKKDETFKKWEKLASLFTPLSKYYITEMANLVAYDAMQIHGGSGYTEDYDVARLYRDVRITNIYEGTTQLQTVACIGGIVSGMTETGIYREYLKSEMATFAASNGLNDLFKQFETVVTEFAEIESTPLREELAFEVVESAARFHNSLLLERSIGRSKVERRSYRKSITDAYILDSSAILASNLTKIRGKKAPVTA, encoded by the coding sequence ATGATTTCGAATAACTATTTTAACGATAACGATGACCTAATTGATCATTTTGATTCCCTTACACCTTGGAACGAGGTAGTAGACCAATACGAACAAGGTTTTGAAGACTTTGCAGAATACCAAAAATCGGGAAAGGAAGAACTTACTTTCGCTCCAGGAAACTATGAAGATGCCATCGAATTTTACCGTTCTACCTTAGAAGCTGGTGGAGACATTGCCGGAAACGACATTTCCCAAATTGCTAAACAAATGGATGAAGAAGGCCTCAAATATAAAGACGGCCAAGTCGGATTCCCGAAAGCAATGCTCGATGTGGTTGAAAAAATCAAATCGGCGGGTCTCCTTCCTTACGGAATCCATAGACATTACGGTGGACTAGGTCTTCCTTCTGTCGTACAATCAATGTTATCTGAATGTGTTTCTCGTGGGGACGGATCCCTTGCCATCACTCTTGGTTGTATGAACCTTGCGGAAACTGTGGAACGATTTGGAACGGAAGAAATGATTCACGAATTTGTTCCGAAGATGGCAGCCGGAGAACTTTGTGGTGCGATGGCTCTTACTGAACCTAACTACGGTTCTGACCTTCCTAACTTACAAACCAAAGCTGTTAAAGGCGAAGATGGAACTTGGAAAATCACAGGAACCAAACGTTTCATCACTCATGCTTGTGGTTTTGGAAATGCACCATCCATCATTCTCACACTTGCAAGAACAGGAACAACTACCAGTGGTGCTCGCGGACTTTCTTTCTTTTTAGTTCATTCCAAAGATGTATTTGTGGCTTCTATCGAAAAGAAAATGGGACTTCATTGTTCTCCTACTTGCGAAGTGGTTTTTGAAAACAGTCCAGGAATTCTGATTGGTGACGAAGGGAAAGGTCTTGTGAAATATTCCATGGCCATGATGAACCAAGCACGACTCAATATCGCTGCCCAAGCTATGGGGATTGCGACTGCTGCTTACTTCGAAGGTAAAAAGTATGCAGAAGAAAGAGTTCAGTTTGGAAAAACCATTAACAACATCACAGCAGTGAAAAAGATGTTGGAAAGAATGGAACGTGAAGTGGCTGCCATGCGTTGTATTTTATACGAAGCAAGTTACGCAGTCGACCAGTATCGTTGGAAAGAAGAACGAGGAAAGATGAAAGGGCTTTCTGAAAAAGACATCAAAAAAGATGAAACTTTCAAAAAGTGGGAAAAACTTGCCTCACTTTTCACTCCACTTTCCAAATACTACATCACGGAAATGGCGAACCTTGTGGCTTATGATGCTATGCAAATCCATGGTGGTTCTGGTTATACAGAAGATTATGATGTGGCTCGACTCTATCGCGATGTAAGAATCACAAATATCTACGAAGGAACCACACAACTCCAAACAGTCGCTTGTATTGGTGGGATTGTTTCTGGTATGACAGAAACGGGAATTTACCGTGAATACTTAAAATCAGAAATGGCTACTTTTGCAGCAAGTAATGGCCTAAATGATCTATTCAAACAATTCGAAACCGTTGTGACTGAATTTGCAGAAATCGAATCCACTCCTCTTCGGGAAGAGTTGGCTTTTGAAGTTGTAGAATCAGCAGCACGTTTCCACAACAGTTTGTTACTAGAAAGAAGTATTGGCAGATCCAAGGTAGAAAGAAGATCTTATCGTAAATCGATCACGGATGCTTATATCCTTGATAGTTCGGCTATCCTTGCATCAAACCTAACAAAGATTCGTGGAAAGAAAGCACCAGTCACTGCATAA
- a CDS encoding methyl-accepting chemotaxis protein translates to MHLDSYSLKAIKTINSIRTTLLVIFILGIVGSLGSLHRDQLIMMLFTTFFYGLVALTQFLLLKKGKNPYAFWFVFIDIILIGSNTWGQSIIDLDIAASALKDGVNYIISFFILLYSGFLFSSRQTYVLGAMLVVVQVGSLVLSGISGMEFIDRNDTHKMAYSISLPVEIVKVFFLIMATVVIGKMVGLLISIRDEAVLGKNTSDAHSKVMEKQKEAMVETGESLNASVASLKIFASDLNGLVQNQAASIEEISASLTEISQSTENSFSFVKDQYNRIETLNEESQTLEGIVKSVRLEIDSISEQINQSSQFSNLVTGSMENLNSILSEVSSSFQKVEDVNQIMKEIADQTNLLALNASIEAARAGEHGRGFAVVAQEVAKLADNSATNASIISKTILKSKSDLLKGNHSAKEANDLAQNQEKEMMNIQNKVISFNEKFVDLQRLNARVVNSQKELKDLSSQLETIAKEQSLGNQEVMRAAESIEDAVQVVAENTRVLSEHIEDIQDLANRIK, encoded by the coding sequence ATGCATCTGGATTCTTATTCCCTAAAAGCCATAAAGACCATCAATTCCATCCGCACGACTCTGCTTGTGATTTTTATTTTAGGAATTGTTGGGAGTTTGGGATCTCTCCACAGAGACCAACTCATTATGATGCTCTTCACCACTTTCTTTTATGGGTTGGTGGCTCTCACTCAGTTCCTGCTTTTAAAAAAAGGAAAAAATCCTTATGCCTTTTGGTTTGTTTTCATTGATATCATTCTCATTGGTTCGAATACCTGGGGACAAAGTATCATTGATTTGGATATCGCAGCCTCAGCTCTGAAGGATGGAGTCAATTATATCATTTCATTTTTTATACTATTATATTCTGGTTTTTTATTTTCTTCCCGCCAAACTTATGTTTTAGGAGCAATGTTAGTTGTTGTGCAAGTGGGATCTCTGGTACTTTCTGGAATCTCCGGTATGGAGTTTATTGACCGCAATGATACACATAAGATGGCCTATTCCATTTCTTTGCCTGTGGAAATTGTAAAAGTTTTTTTTCTGATCATGGCAACGGTTGTGATTGGTAAAATGGTTGGATTACTCATTTCCATTCGGGATGAAGCCGTTCTCGGAAAAAATACGTCGGATGCACATTCTAAGGTAATGGAAAAACAAAAAGAAGCCATGGTGGAAACAGGAGAAAGTCTAAATGCATCTGTAGCTTCACTAAAAATTTTTGCGAGTGATTTGAATGGGCTGGTTCAAAACCAAGCGGCATCCATTGAAGAAATTTCTGCTTCCTTAACGGAGATTTCTCAATCTACAGAAAACTCTTTTTCTTTTGTCAAAGACCAATACAATCGAATCGAAACATTAAATGAAGAAAGCCAAACCCTCGAAGGTATTGTGAAATCGGTTCGTTTAGAGATTGATTCCATCTCAGAACAAATCAATCAATCCTCTCAGTTTAGTAATTTGGTGACTGGTTCCATGGAAAATTTGAATTCAATTTTATCGGAAGTGAGTTCTAGTTTCCAAAAGGTAGAAGATGTAAACCAAATCATGAAAGAAATCGCTGACCAAACCAATCTCCTGGCGCTCAATGCTTCGATCGAAGCGGCAAGGGCAGGGGAACATGGTCGTGGGTTTGCCGTTGTTGCCCAAGAGGTTGCCAAACTTGCCGACAACTCTGCGACAAATGCCAGTATCATTTCCAAAACCATTCTCAAATCCAAGTCGGATCTCTTAAAAGGAAATCATTCGGCAAAAGAAGCCAATGACCTAGCACAGAACCAAGAAAAGGAAATGATGAATATTCAAAATAAGGTCATTAGTTTTAATGAAAAGTTTGTCGACTTACAGAGATTAAATGCTCGTGTTGTGAATTCACAAAAGGAATTAAAAGACTTATCTTCCCAACTAGAAACCATTGCCAAAGAACAATCACTGGGAAACCAGGAAGTGATGCGGGCCGCAGAAAGTATAGAGGATGCCGTCCAAGTTGTCGCAGAAAATACGCGAGTCCTTTCGGAACATATCGAAGACATCCAAGATTTGGCCAACCGCATCAAGTAA